In a genomic window of Amblyomma americanum isolate KBUSLIRL-KWMA chromosome 4, ASM5285725v1, whole genome shotgun sequence:
- the LOC144128715 gene encoding uncharacterized protein LOC144128715: protein MLPAAMLLLHAAVVSCVAFSSGASAPPPPRRSPYSSFRSILPPPGFHVEPSRRAESFAELPRLDSPGGDFVGHPLDYGSSLNFGGPLATTVGKVKVLDYASRMNADGGRYGKPLVKPYESIYASKSTGAQKYAAKKHKPQRPASRSQVESSENEIEGSVGGDDGAKDAASREASSLEDDQLSPFDFATSRSGEESRESPFPEAGEMAGFFF, encoded by the exons GCGGCCGTCGTGTCCTGCGTGGCGTTCTCCTCGGGCGCCTCAGCGCCTCCTCCTCCGAGGCGCAGCCCCTACTCTTCGTTCCGCAGCATCCTCCCCCCGCCCGGGTTCCACGTGGAGCCCAGCCGGCGCGCCGAGAGCTTCGCCGAGCTGCCCAGGCTGGACTCGCCCGGCGGGGACTTCGTCGGACACCCGCTCGACTACGGCAGCAGCCTCAACTTCGGCGGCCCGCTGGCCACCACCGTGGGAAAAGTGAAG GTCCTGGACTACGCGAGCCGCATGAACGCCGACGGCGGCCGCTACGGCAAGCCGCTGGTCAAGCCGTACGAGAGCATCTACGCGAGCAAGTCGACGGGCGCGCAGAAGTACGCCGCCAAGAAGCACAAGCCGCAGAGGCCCGCTTCTCGCTCCCAAGTCGAGAGCAGCGAGAACGAGATCGAAGGCTCGGTCGGCGGTGACGACGGTGCCAAGGACGCGGCGTCGAGGGAGGCCTCTTCACTCGAGGACGACCAGCTGTCGCCCTTTGACTTCGCGACCTCCCGGAGCGGCGAGGAGTCGAGAGAGTCGCCTTTCCCTGAGGCCGGGGAGATGGCCGGATTCTTCTTCTGA